Proteins from one Salvelinus sp. IW2-2015 linkage group LG32, ASM291031v2, whole genome shotgun sequence genomic window:
- the LOC111957217 gene encoding UAP56-interacting factor isoform X2: MSNVGFSNVRGSTSEGPDKVDMSLDDIIRLNKKEQQARRPGPGNRRPLQKGKGFVQGKPVGAGGQTQRGGGVARRGVTRVGVGRGRKIPPPVGQSRGQGVITGLAARKMSAVQKGISPLNRPTVNQKSRPFNNQPRPFNNQPRPFNNQPRPFNNQPRPFNNQSWPFIQSAQFRQTQGQRRPYRQTDVQRGPDTTTQTRPVQLRGRPLPPVHQTQREARQATFLFHRGLKVHAQVQKPAPTSLPPTPVRSRQWRTSTNSSGILTVSIDNPTATMTQPEPPRAWSLHPSAPISPAPVKVEEEKKPVPPKGVPLQFDINSVGKQTAMTLNERFRILKDQRIATAQTSKGSRFVTVG, from the exons ATGATATCATTCGTCTGAACAAGAAAGAGCAACAAGCACGGAGGCCAGGCCCAGGGAACCGCAGGCCATTACAGAAGGGAAAGGGRTTTGTACAAGGGAAACCAGTTGGAGCTGGTGGACAGACCCAAAGAG GAGGTGGTGTAGCAAGAAGGGGGGTAACGAGAGTGGGTGTTGGAAGAGGCCGGAAGATTCCCCCTCCGGTTGGTCAAAGCCGGGGTCAAGGGGTTATCACTGGACTGGCGGCCCGGAAGATGTCAGCCGTACAGAAAGGCATCAGTCCACTCAACCGACCGACTGTCAACCAG AAGTCACGGCCCTTCAACAACCAACCGCGGCCCTTCAACAACCAACCGCGGCCCTTCAACAACCAACCGCGGCCTTTCAACAACCAACCGCGGCCCTTCAACAACCAATCGTGGCCTTTTATCCAATCAGCCCAATTCAGACAGACGCAAGGCCAGAGGAGgccgtacagacagacagacgtacagAGAGGCCCCGACACGACGACACAGACAAGACCCGTTCAGCTGCGGGGACG GCCCCTGCCCCCTGTCCATCAAACCCAGAGAGAAGCCCGCCAGGCCACGTTTCTCTTTCACAGGGGCCTCAAG GTTCACGCCCAGGTGCAGAAGCCAGCTCCAACCTCTCTACCCCCTACTCCAGTTAGATCTCGCCA ATGGCGCACGTCAACAAACAGCAGTGGGATCCTGACCGTTTCCATCGacaaccccactgccaccatgacGCAGCCTGA GCCTCCCCGTGCTTGGTCCCTGCACCCCTCGGCACCCATCAGCCCGGCCCCAGtcaaggtggaggaggagaagaaaccaGTACCACCTAAAGGAGTCCCCCTGCAGTTTGACATCAACAGCGTGGGGAAACAG ACAGCGATGACTTTGAATGAGCGATTCCGCATCCTGAAAGACCAGCGCATCGCCACTGCGCAGACCAGCAAAGGCAGCCGATTCGTCACRGTGGGTTAA
- the LOC111957217 gene encoding UAP56-interacting factor isoform X1, with product MSNVGFSNVRGSTSEGPDKVDMSLDDIIRLNKKEQQARRPGPGNRRPLQKGKGFVQGKPVGAGGQTQRGGGVARRGVTRVGVGRGRKIPPPVGQSRGQGVITGLAARKMSAVQKGISPLNRPTVNQKSRPFNNQPRPFNNQPRPFNNQPRPFNNQPRPFNNQSWPFIQSAQFRQTQGQRRPYRQTDVQRGPDTTTQTRPVQLRGRPLPPVHQTQREARQATFLFHRGLKVHAQVQKPAPTSLPPTPVRSRQWRTSTNSSGILTVSIDNPTATMTQPEPPRAWSLHPSAPISPAPVKVEEEKKPVPPKGVPLQFDINSVGKQQTAMTLNERFRILKDQRIATAQTSKGSRFVTVG from the exons ATGATATCATTCGTCTGAACAAGAAAGAGCAACAAGCACGGAGGCCAGGCCCAGGGAACCGCAGGCCATTACAGAAGGGAAAGGGRTTTGTACAAGGGAAACCAGTTGGAGCTGGTGGACAGACCCAAAGAG GAGGTGGTGTAGCAAGAAGGGGGGTAACGAGAGTGGGTGTTGGAAGAGGCCGGAAGATTCCCCCTCCGGTTGGTCAAAGCCGGGGTCAAGGGGTTATCACTGGACTGGCGGCCCGGAAGATGTCAGCCGTACAGAAAGGCATCAGTCCACTCAACCGACCGACTGTCAACCAG AAGTCACGGCCCTTCAACAACCAACCGCGGCCCTTCAACAACCAACCGCGGCCCTTCAACAACCAACCGCGGCCTTTCAACAACCAACCGCGGCCCTTCAACAACCAATCGTGGCCTTTTATCCAATCAGCCCAATTCAGACAGACGCAAGGCCAGAGGAGgccgtacagacagacagacgtacagAGAGGCCCCGACACGACGACACAGACAAGACCCGTTCAGCTGCGGGGACG GCCCCTGCCCCCTGTCCATCAAACCCAGAGAGAAGCCCGCCAGGCCACGTTTCTCTTTCACAGGGGCCTCAAG GTTCACGCCCAGGTGCAGAAGCCAGCTCCAACCTCTCTACCCCCTACTCCAGTTAGATCTCGCCA ATGGCGCACGTCAACAAACAGCAGTGGGATCCTGACCGTTTCCATCGacaaccccactgccaccatgacGCAGCCTGA GCCTCCCCGTGCTTGGTCCCTGCACCCCTCGGCACCCATCAGCCCGGCCCCAGtcaaggtggaggaggagaagaaaccaGTACCACCTAAAGGAGTCCCCCTGCAGTTTGACATCAACAGCGTGGGGAAACAG CAGACAGCGATGACTTTGAATGAGCGATTCCGCATCCTGAAAGACCAGCGCATCGCCACTGCGCAGACCAGCAAAGGCAGCCGATTCGTCACRGTGGGTTAA